The following are encoded together in the Gilvimarinus sp. DA14 genome:
- a CDS encoding alpha/beta hydrolase gives MSTDKDISWTPDAELEGFEVQPVEVQSHGRQYRATLVRACNNPRVAHTAILYLHGFTDYFFQTHLARACVDEGCAFYALDLHGYGRSMRTGERANYCHSIEEYFAELDEAVRRIKATGAERLVINAHSTGGLVSSLYADRGSERAQLDGLILNSPFFDFALSGVQRVLLNGLVWLGRFFPTWSYHHGMPSLYGQSIYCGYRGEWDYNLTLKPVVGFPIFLGWIRAVVLAQRQLQAGLHIECPVLVLHSARSLKLPSAWTDELMGTDVVLDVDHMRRYGPGLGQNVSLVEIEGGMHDLILSPQPAREQVIHAMFRWLGQVSRPEKLMP, from the coding sequence GTGAGTACAGATAAGGACATAAGCTGGACGCCGGATGCGGAGCTTGAGGGGTTTGAGGTGCAGCCGGTCGAGGTGCAATCCCACGGGCGCCAGTACCGGGCGACTTTGGTGCGAGCTTGTAATAATCCGCGCGTGGCGCATACGGCTATTTTGTATCTGCACGGGTTTACCGACTACTTTTTTCAAACTCATTTGGCGCGCGCCTGTGTGGATGAAGGCTGCGCCTTTTACGCTCTGGATTTGCACGGTTACGGTCGCTCAATGCGCACCGGTGAGCGGGCTAATTACTGCCACAGTATCGAAGAGTATTTTGCCGAGCTAGATGAAGCGGTGCGCCGCATTAAAGCTACAGGCGCAGAGCGGCTGGTTATCAACGCTCATTCCACCGGGGGGTTAGTCAGCTCGCTCTATGCTGATCGTGGTAGTGAGCGTGCGCAGCTTGATGGGTTAATCTTAAACAGTCCGTTTTTCGATTTTGCCCTAAGCGGTGTACAGAGGGTTTTATTGAACGGCTTGGTTTGGCTTGGGCGTTTTTTTCCCACTTGGTCCTATCACCACGGTATGCCTTCGCTCTATGGGCAGAGCATTTATTGCGGCTATCGCGGCGAGTGGGACTATAACTTAACCCTCAAGCCGGTGGTGGGGTTTCCTATTTTTCTCGGCTGGATTCGTGCGGTGGTACTGGCGCAGCGGCAGCTGCAAGCAGGTTTGCATATCGAGTGCCCGGTGCTGGTGTTGCACTCGGCGCGTTCGCTTAAGTTACCCTCTGCCTGGACAGACGAACTCATGGGGACCGATGTGGTGCTGGACGTTGACCATATGCGGCGCTACGGACCGGGGCTGGGGCAGAACGTTAGCCTAGTGGAAATCGAAGGCGGTATGCACGATTTAATCCTCTCGCCCCAGCCTGCGCGCGAGCAGGTGATTCACGCCATGTTTCGTTGGCTAGGGCAGGTGAGCCGCCCGGAAAA
- a CDS encoding SIMPL domain-containing protein, translated as MERFQLRNALAFGFCAIIAFAILGYFLRDAAIAVKEYERTVTAKGLAEREVPADIVIWPVSFTLASNSLDELYASLEQNTQSVRDYLLARGINAADISANAPVITDKSAQSYGGPDAPFRYVATAVVTVYSHDINTVRGAMQGLAELGKKGIVLTAGNYDSQTQYLFTGLNDIKPAMIEQATINAREVANKFAADSGSRLGKIKRASQGQFSINPRDANNPHIKKVRVVSTVEYYLAD; from the coding sequence ATGGAAAGATTTCAGCTTCGCAACGCTCTCGCTTTTGGTTTCTGCGCCATTATAGCCTTTGCGATCTTGGGTTATTTTTTACGCGATGCAGCTATAGCGGTAAAAGAATATGAACGCACGGTAACGGCTAAAGGCCTGGCCGAGCGAGAGGTGCCCGCCGATATCGTCATCTGGCCGGTTAGCTTTACCCTGGCCAGCAACAGCCTGGATGAGCTGTACGCCAGCCTGGAGCAGAACACCCAGAGTGTGCGCGACTATCTCTTGGCACGCGGTATTAATGCGGCGGACATCAGCGCTAACGCCCCAGTGATTACCGATAAGTCAGCGCAGTCTTACGGCGGCCCGGACGCCCCATTTCGCTATGTGGCAACCGCTGTCGTGACGGTATACAGCCACGACATCAACACCGTGCGCGGCGCCATGCAGGGTCTTGCCGAGCTGGGTAAAAAAGGCATAGTACTCACCGCCGGCAACTACGACTCGCAAACCCAGTATCTGTTTACCGGGCTCAACGATATAAAGCCGGCAATGATTGAACAGGCCACCATTAACGCCCGCGAAGTGGCCAACAAATTCGCGGCCGACTCAGGCAGCCGTTTGGGGAAGATTAAACGCGCCTCGCAGGGGCAGTTTAGTATCAATCCCCGCGATGCGAATAACCCGCACATCAAAAAAGTTCGCGTCGTCTCCACCGTTGAATACTATTTGGCCGATTAA
- a CDS encoding MgtC/SapB family protein, producing the protein MDFDLNIQDVITNLFQLGIALVLALPMAVNREHRAKGAGLRTFPLVAIASCAYMLVGMQVYDSGEAEARVMYGIITGIGFIGGGAILKHNNQTVGTATAASIWNTGAIGIAVAYSRYEIALVLAITNFVILQFATPLKKHDTDQSEV; encoded by the coding sequence ATGGACTTTGATTTAAATATTCAAGATGTTATTACCAACCTGTTTCAGTTGGGCATTGCGTTAGTGCTGGCCCTACCCATGGCGGTTAACCGCGAGCACAGGGCCAAGGGCGCGGGGCTACGCACCTTTCCACTGGTGGCCATTGCTTCTTGTGCCTATATGCTGGTGGGCATGCAGGTATACGACAGCGGTGAGGCCGAAGCGCGGGTGATGTACGGTATTATTACCGGCATAGGTTTTATCGGTGGCGGTGCAATTTTAAAACATAACAACCAAACCGTAGGCACGGCTACCGCGGCGAGCATCTGGAATACCGGTGCCATTGGTATTGCAGTGGCGTACAGTCGCTACGAAATTGCGCTGGTCCTGGCGATAACAAACTTCGTGATCCTGCAGTTTGCCACGCCACTGAAAAAGCATGATACCGATCAATCGGAAGTCTGA
- a CDS encoding glycosyltransferase, giving the protein MMRALLVGYVWPEPNSSAAGARIAQLLASLNSAGYEVHFACAAALSEHQLDLQSVNVHAHQVALNCSSFDQFVAELNPAVVIFDRFVTEEQFGWRVTSACPDALRVLDTEDLHSLRAAREALLKDALKVNASAGPVLADDAELYRAMRASDMILREVAAIFRCDLTLMISDKEIALLTQYFSVPPSLLYHLPFMVEPGQRPVPAFARREHFVTIGNFRHAPNWDAVLWLKQTIWPQLRKQAPEAELHIYGSYPPKKATQLSNPKERFLVKGWADDAQQVISDARVLLAPLRFGAGIKGKLMDAMLSGTPSVATSIASEAMAGSNPWPGVIADSVDEFVAGAVQLYRDGTRWQLAAQHCDNLLRARYLAEHLCPAWLAHLNELRQNLAQHRQDNFLGAMFQYHAARSTEFMSRWIEAKSRNQTSD; this is encoded by the coding sequence ATGATGCGCGCCTTGCTTGTGGGTTATGTGTGGCCCGAGCCCAATTCATCGGCGGCCGGTGCGCGTATCGCACAGCTATTGGCAAGCTTAAACAGCGCTGGCTACGAAGTGCACTTTGCCTGCGCCGCCGCGCTTAGCGAACATCAACTCGATTTGCAGTCGGTGAATGTTCACGCCCATCAGGTAGCGCTCAACTGCAGCAGTTTTGATCAGTTTGTCGCCGAGTTAAATCCGGCGGTGGTGATTTTTGATCGCTTTGTTACCGAAGAGCAATTTGGTTGGCGTGTGACCAGTGCTTGCCCGGATGCATTGCGGGTTCTGGATACCGAAGATCTGCACAGTTTGCGCGCCGCCCGCGAGGCGCTGTTAAAAGACGCGCTGAAAGTGAATGCCAGTGCCGGGCCGGTGCTCGCAGACGATGCCGAGCTGTATCGCGCCATGCGCGCTAGCGATATGATTTTGCGCGAAGTTGCGGCGATATTTCGCTGCGATCTGACGCTGATGATTTCGGACAAAGAAATTGCCCTGCTTACCCAGTATTTTTCGGTTCCTCCATCGCTTTTGTATCACTTGCCATTTATGGTTGAGCCCGGCCAAAGGCCGGTGCCGGCCTTCGCACGGCGCGAGCATTTTGTCACCATTGGCAACTTTCGCCACGCCCCCAACTGGGATGCGGTGCTTTGGCTAAAGCAGACCATTTGGCCGCAGTTGCGCAAGCAGGCCCCTGAGGCTGAGCTGCATATTTACGGCTCGTACCCGCCCAAAAAAGCGACCCAGTTAAGCAATCCTAAAGAGAGATTTTTGGTCAAGGGTTGGGCTGACGATGCGCAGCAGGTTATTTCTGACGCGCGCGTGCTGTTGGCGCCTCTGCGTTTTGGTGCGGGCATCAAGGGCAAACTGATGGACGCTATGCTGAGCGGCACGCCCAGTGTGGCTACCAGTATCGCCAGTGAAGCCATGGCAGGAAGCAATCCCTGGCCCGGCGTCATTGCCGATTCGGTGGATGAGTTTGTTGCCGGCGCGGTGCAGTTATATCGCGATGGCACACGCTGGCAGTTGGCAGCGCAGCATTGCGACAACTTGCTGCGAGCGCGTTACCTAGCTGAGCACTTATGCCCTGCTTGGCTTGCGCACTTAAACGAGTTGCGACAGAACCTGGCGCAGCACCGCCAGGATAATTTTTTGGGCGCTATGTTTCAGTATCACGCGGCGCGTAGTACCGAATTTATGTCGCGTTGGATAGAGGCAAAAAGTCGCAATCAGACTTCCGATTGA
- a CDS encoding lipid A deacylase LpxR family protein translates to MTKTNKASASGLAALLALLSPHTQAFDWASAVWQNDLFIGTDGGYTNGLFLSLYDLSTEGETPYKTPLLAKPLAWMLQPSANATMFSEHSLGQAMITPSDITQAVPDPADSPYAGLLLYRVSHAVVEEDFADLVRTTAGIMGPASGAERSQELVHKITGSDQPQGWDYQLGNKFLFAFERTAVWRYSLAERWDTVLLAQAGVGNLESTLGAGAIVRFGKGLRQSFATTALQYGRISVPMAVEGGWYVYAGLEAEYVINQILVNGNSYRDNAADYLEHEQLASTVGLAYSWDSFSLAVSYKSGDSLDKNKSSKDSFGAISLAWRL, encoded by the coding sequence GTGACGAAGACGAATAAAGCCTCAGCTTCAGGTCTTGCCGCTCTTTTAGCTCTGTTATCTCCCCATACTCAGGCGTTCGACTGGGCCTCGGCCGTGTGGCAAAACGATTTGTTTATCGGCACAGACGGGGGCTATACCAACGGTTTATTTCTCTCGCTTTACGATTTATCCACCGAGGGCGAGACCCCCTATAAAACACCGCTACTAGCCAAACCCTTGGCGTGGATGCTGCAGCCGTCGGCTAATGCCACCATGTTTAGTGAGCACTCGTTGGGCCAGGCGATGATTACTCCGAGCGATATAACCCAAGCTGTACCTGACCCTGCCGATTCACCCTACGCGGGGCTGTTATTGTATCGGGTAAGCCACGCCGTGGTAGAGGAAGACTTTGCGGATTTGGTGCGCACCACCGCAGGGATAATGGGGCCGGCATCCGGTGCCGAGCGCTCGCAGGAGTTGGTGCATAAAATCACCGGCTCCGATCAGCCCCAGGGCTGGGATTATCAACTTGGCAATAAATTTTTGTTTGCCTTCGAACGCACAGCGGTATGGCGTTATAGCCTGGCCGAGCGCTGGGACACGGTACTGCTGGCGCAGGCCGGTGTCGGCAATTTAGAAAGTACGTTAGGCGCGGGCGCCATCGTGCGTTTTGGCAAAGGTTTGCGCCAGAGTTTTGCTACCACAGCGTTGCAGTATGGCCGGATTAGTGTGCCCATGGCGGTAGAGGGAGGCTGGTATGTCTACGCCGGTTTGGAGGCCGAGTATGTGATTAATCAGATTTTGGTAAACGGCAATAGCTATCGCGATAATGCCGCCGATTATCTCGAGCATGAACAGCTGGCCTCCACCGTCGGCCTCGCCTACAGCTGGGACAGTTTTAGTTTGGCGGTGAGTTACAAAAGCGGTGATTCTTTGGATAAAAATAAATCCAGCAAAGACAGTTTTGGCGCGATCAGTTTGGCGTGGCGATTATGA
- a CDS encoding DUF3144 domain-containing protein codes for MSDNDEIFWNLVDEFIQRANERCDDADPSMVSAALLQAAARFNAFTVAGASVDRKEFTEEIEPSLRYLTNQYRDLLRDNLEDYRENYKVYMRSDEDE; via the coding sequence TTGAGCGATAACGACGAAATATTTTGGAATTTGGTGGATGAGTTCATCCAGCGCGCCAACGAGCGCTGCGATGATGCCGACCCCAGCATGGTCAGCGCGGCCCTGTTGCAGGCCGCCGCGCGTTTTAATGCATTCACCGTAGCCGGTGCATCGGTGGATAGAAAAGAATTTACCGAAGAGATAGAGCCCTCGCTGCGCTATCTGACCAACCAGTATCGGGATTTACTGCGTGACAACCTTGAGGACTACCGGGAAAACTACAAGGTATATATGCGCAGTGACGAAGACGAATAA